The DNA region ACATTGCTTGGAAACGAAGTGAAGGTCGGGGACACTGCACCGGATTTCACAGTACTTGCGAATGATTTATCGGAAGTGACATTGAATGACTCCAAAGGACAAGTAAGAATCATCAGCGTCGTTCCATCTATCGACACGGGTGTCTGTGATGCCCAAACGAGAAGATTCAATGAAGAAGCATCTAAGCTCGATAACGTGAAGGTTTTGACCATTTCGGTGGATCTTCCATTTGCCCAGAAGCGCTGGTGTGCAGCGAATGGCATTGAGAATGTACAAACACTTTCCGACCATCGCGACCTTTCTTTTGGTGAAGCTTACGGCGTCCATATTAAAGAGCTTAGATTATTGGCTCGTGCTGTATTTGTCGTAGACAGCAGCAATAAAGTAACGTATGTGGAGTACGTGAGTGAAGCAACCAACCACCCGGATTATGAAGGTGCAATCGAAGCGGCGAAATCAGCTGAATAAATGATATTCTTCAATAAGGGGCTGGCTCACAAGATGGGTTGGCCCCTTGCTTGTTATCTGAAAAAAATCATAGTAGAATACGTTAAGGTTGATAAAAGCGAGCATCCGTCCGTGGAAATCAACTTTCCCCATCAACAATGTTACTTACATAAACCCCAGAATGCTAGGAGTGTTGAAAATGAAAACTTCTCCTGTTGAAAATTTATTTACTGTTTTTAACGAAACAACGGAAATTTTAGCAGAGGAATTATCCTGTACATATTTAGAAGCATTGGCGGAATCGGGCGACAATATGTTCCATGGCACGATCCTTCAAGATGAAATAAACGAATTAAGTAAAAAAAGGCTGGAAAAGGCTTATG from Falsibacillus albus includes:
- the tpx gene encoding thiol peroxidase — translated: MASITFKQNPVTLLGNEVKVGDTAPDFTVLANDLSEVTLNDSKGQVRIISVVPSIDTGVCDAQTRRFNEEASKLDNVKVLTISVDLPFAQKRWCAANGIENVQTLSDHRDLSFGEAYGVHIKELRLLARAVFVVDSSNKVTYVEYVSEATNHPDYEGAIEAAKSAE